The Apium graveolens cultivar Ventura chromosome 11, ASM990537v1, whole genome shotgun sequence genome has a window encoding:
- the LOC141698350 gene encoding uncharacterized protein LOC141698350: MEETNTNILDYESLSDDGDKHDEDKDDAATDPTDPTNPTEGSSKPGQKRKGTRKRRSKAWDTFDELPIVEDKVLYFRCSKCGFTCIYNSTNGTVNMLKHQKVCLSTGDVR, translated from the exons ATGGAAGAAACGAACACTAATATTCTG GATTATGAATCTTTAAGCGATGATGGAGATAAGCACGATGAAGACAAAGATGATGCAGCAACCGACCCAACTGACCCGACTAATCCTACTGAGGGTTCGAGTAAACCTGGACAGAAGCGCAAGGGAACAAGAAAAAGAAGATCGAAAGCGTGGGATACATTTGATGAACTTCCGATTGTAGAAGATAAGGTGTTGTATTTTAGATGTTCGAAATGTGGGTTTACCTGCATTTACAATTCAACAAACGGTACTGTTAATATGCTTAAACATCAGAAAGTTTGTCTAAGCACTGGAGATGTAAGGTAG